One part of the Ralstonia pickettii genome encodes these proteins:
- a CDS encoding LolA family protein yields MTATRPFFRAFLALLAASMLGATAHAADTAWTLDRLMSTLARNKSGRATFTETKTLSIAAQPIESSGELVFVAPDHLEKHTLAPKPEHLVIDGDKLTVERNQRTFTMPLSQYPELGAFIESIRATLAGNRYALEAIYKVAIAGHGDDWTLTLSPIDARMQKVVSTVTLEGTRDVLRSVAIRQADGDHSLMRLQRVPGN; encoded by the coding sequence ATGACTGCAACGCGCCCATTCTTCCGCGCCTTCCTGGCCTTGCTCGCGGCCAGCATGCTGGGCGCGACCGCTCACGCTGCGGATACCGCCTGGACACTCGACCGACTGATGTCGACGCTCGCGCGCAACAAATCGGGGCGCGCCACGTTCACGGAAACAAAGACGTTGTCGATCGCGGCCCAGCCCATCGAATCGTCCGGCGAGTTGGTGTTCGTCGCGCCCGATCATCTGGAAAAGCACACCCTGGCGCCGAAGCCCGAGCATCTCGTCATCGACGGTGACAAGCTGACCGTGGAGCGCAATCAGCGCACGTTCACGATGCCGCTGTCGCAGTACCCCGAGCTGGGCGCCTTTATCGAGAGCATCCGCGCGACGCTGGCCGGTAACCGCTACGCGCTCGAAGCGATCTACAAGGTCGCCATCGCGGGCCACGGCGATGACTGGACGCTCACCCTTTCGCCGATCGACGCGCGCATGCAAAAGGTCGTCAGCACCGTCACGCTGGAAGGTACGCGCGATGTGCTGCGCAGTGTCGCCATCCGCCAGGCCGACGGCGATCATTCGCTGATGCGCCTGCAGCGCGTGCCCGGCAACTAA
- a CDS encoding gluconokinase yields the protein MIVVVMGVSGCGKSTVGQKIAERLGCAFRDGDEFHSEANRAKMHAGIPLNDDDRKPWLESIRAYMDEKTSSGQSLVVACSALKQRYRDVLRGAAGNAEFVYLKGDFDLLQGRLAARKDHFFNPSLLRSQFDALEEPTDAVIVDIALPPEAIVDEAVAQLQARAAHRPAA from the coding sequence ATGATCGTAGTGGTAATGGGTGTTTCGGGTTGCGGCAAATCCACGGTGGGCCAGAAGATTGCCGAGCGGCTGGGCTGCGCTTTCCGTGATGGCGACGAGTTTCACTCCGAGGCCAACCGCGCCAAGATGCACGCAGGCATCCCCCTGAACGACGATGACCGCAAACCCTGGCTCGAATCCATCCGCGCCTACATGGACGAGAAGACGAGCAGTGGGCAGTCGCTGGTGGTTGCCTGCTCCGCTCTCAAGCAGCGCTACCGCGACGTGCTGCGCGGCGCCGCCGGCAACGCCGAATTCGTCTACCTGAAGGGCGACTTCGATCTGCTGCAAGGCCGACTGGCCGCCCGGAAAGACCACTTCTTCAATCCGAGCCTCCTACGCAGCCAGTTCGACGCGCTGGAAGAGCCGACCGACGCCGTCATCGTCGACATCGCGCTGCCGCCCGAAGCTATCGTCGACGAGGCTGTCGCCCAACTGCAGGCACGCGCCGCGCACCGTCCGGCCGCCTGA
- a CDS encoding LpxL/LpxP family acyltransferase, producing the protein MKRSDWAERPERSNLALLRLMTWLSLRLGRPFGRVLLRLIALYFVAASPAARRASREYLRRAFGRPATLREVFRHMLTFATTIHDRIYLISGRFGLFDIQLQGQQHVHNVLAQGRGAFLLGAHLGSFEVVRALGRTVPDLRVAVAMYEENARNINAAVAAINPAAAPEVIPLGQVDAMLRVREALDDNRLVGMLADRTLLRDAGPSVRHMDFLGSPAAFPLGPLHMAAMLKRPVLFMTGLHLGGNRYAVHFDLLADFADVRREDRAAAVQAALGRYVERVEHYCRTAPYNWFNYFDFWQDADAAGAPDHTPADHQTTQTP; encoded by the coding sequence ATGAAGCGCTCCGACTGGGCCGAGCGGCCGGAGCGCAGCAACCTCGCGCTGCTGCGCCTGATGACGTGGCTCTCGCTGCGGCTCGGGCGGCCGTTTGGCCGGGTCCTGCTGCGCCTGATTGCGTTGTATTTCGTGGCGGCCTCGCCAGCGGCGCGGCGTGCTTCGCGTGAGTATCTGCGCCGCGCGTTCGGCCGCCCTGCAACGTTGCGTGAGGTGTTCCGCCACATGCTCACGTTCGCCACGACCATTCATGACCGCATCTACCTGATCAGCGGGCGCTTCGGTCTGTTCGACATCCAGTTGCAGGGCCAACAGCACGTGCACAACGTGCTGGCGCAGGGGCGCGGCGCGTTCCTGCTGGGCGCGCACCTGGGCAGTTTCGAGGTGGTACGCGCGCTCGGCCGGACGGTGCCGGATCTACGCGTGGCTGTCGCCATGTACGAAGAGAACGCGCGAAACATCAACGCGGCCGTTGCCGCCATCAACCCGGCCGCGGCGCCTGAGGTGATTCCGCTGGGCCAGGTAGACGCCATGCTGCGGGTGCGCGAAGCGCTGGATGACAACCGGCTCGTCGGCATGCTGGCCGATCGCACGCTGTTGCGCGATGCGGGGCCGTCAGTCCGGCACATGGATTTTCTCGGCAGCCCGGCGGCGTTTCCGTTGGGGCCGCTGCACATGGCCGCCATGCTCAAACGCCCCGTGCTGTTCATGACGGGGCTGCACCTGGGCGGCAACCGCTACGCCGTGCATTTCGATCTGTTGGCGGATTTCGCCGATGTGCGCCGCGAAGATCGCGCCGCCGCCGTGCAAGCCGCGCTCGGCCGCTATGTGGAACGCGTTGAACATTACTGCCGCACCGCACCGTACAACTGGTTCAATTACTTCGACTTCTGGCAGGATGCCGACGCGGCCGGAGCGCCGGATCACACCCCCGCCGACCACCAGACCACGCAAACGCCATGA
- a CDS encoding TetR family transcriptional regulator C-terminal domain-containing protein, with translation MPDATTRLKGIFDRYGTWFRTPEFAGCLFEHALAEFGDTCPEVTDVAVLYRDDLLAMMETLLNDVVPANTARRLAGVYVMLLAGVTADARAIGDPSAASQAWHAAETLLHQARAATEAV, from the coding sequence ATGCCTGACGCCACCACCCGCCTCAAGGGCATCTTCGACCGGTACGGCACGTGGTTCCGCACTCCAGAGTTCGCGGGCTGCCTGTTCGAGCACGCGCTGGCGGAGTTTGGCGACACCTGCCCCGAGGTCACCGACGTGGCGGTGCTCTACCGCGACGATCTGCTCGCAATGATGGAAACGCTGCTCAATGATGTGGTGCCCGCCAACACGGCGCGCCGGCTTGCCGGGGTGTACGTGATGCTGCTCGCGGGCGTCACGGCCGACGCCCGCGCGATTGGCGATCCGTCTGCCGCGTCACAAGCCTGGCACGCCGCAGAAACCCTGCTGCACCAGGCCAGGGCCGCCACGGAAGCGGTCTGA
- a CDS encoding glycosyltransferase family 2 protein — MPMTGASTSHLVLIPSYNPGPKVDDTVRSARAQWNPVWVVVDGSTDGSTERLQAMAAQDPGLRVIVLPRNRGKGVAVLAGLEAAAAAGFTYVLTMDADGQHPANLIPEFMAASQAAPDAMILGQPVFDATAPQMRVQGRRLSNGCADIETLWAGIGDTLFGFRVYPIAPLAEIMRRQSWMRGFDFDPEAAVRLCWAGVRPIRLAAPVRYFRPNEGGVSHFRYLRDNILLIAMHLRLAAEGLLRLPSMIARRLQRGW, encoded by the coding sequence ATGCCGATGACCGGCGCTTCCACTTCGCACCTCGTTCTGATTCCAAGCTACAACCCTGGCCCCAAGGTTGACGACACCGTGCGCAGTGCGCGCGCACAGTGGAACCCGGTCTGGGTGGTGGTGGACGGCAGTACCGACGGCAGCACCGAACGCTTGCAGGCCATGGCCGCGCAAGACCCGGGGCTGCGGGTGATCGTGCTGCCGCGCAATCGCGGCAAGGGCGTGGCCGTACTGGCTGGTCTGGAGGCCGCTGCGGCAGCAGGCTTTACCTACGTGCTGACCATGGACGCCGATGGGCAGCATCCTGCCAACCTGATCCCCGAATTCATGGCTGCCTCGCAGGCGGCGCCCGACGCGATGATCCTCGGCCAGCCGGTGTTCGACGCAACGGCGCCGCAGATGCGTGTGCAGGGCCGGCGCCTGTCCAATGGCTGCGCGGACATCGAGACCCTGTGGGCTGGAATTGGCGATACGCTGTTCGGCTTTCGCGTTTATCCAATTGCACCGCTGGCCGAGATCATGCGCCGGCAGAGCTGGATGCGCGGTTTCGATTTCGACCCGGAAGCGGCAGTGCGCCTGTGCTGGGCCGGCGTACGTCCGATCCGGCTGGCGGCGCCGGTGCGTTACTTCCGCCCGAACGAGGGCGGCGTGTCGCATTTCCGGTATCTGCGTGACAACATCCTGCTGATCGCGATGCATCTGCGCTTGGCGGCTGAGGGCTTGCTGCGCTTGCCCTCGATGATCGCGCGACGCCTGCAGCGCGGTTGGTAG
- a CDS encoding tetratricopeptide repeat protein has protein sequence MRNRLLMLGVVSLLAACAQPQPPSDVVRVCDDRGCADRPKAQVAFDQANIPDEDPRIVALKDVAKREPKAAYDLGLRYFRGDGVRQDSYQALNWMREAAEHGNLQAQKALGAFYLFGLEEMGSDPREAEKWLSIAVSRGDKESKKLLEQARAAKKSDEDDYKWRAQWRSTYYGYWYSGYPYLGVWRQTGWYWY, from the coding sequence ATGCGGAATCGTTTGCTGATGTTGGGCGTCGTCTCGCTGCTTGCTGCATGTGCCCAGCCGCAGCCGCCCAGCGATGTGGTGCGGGTGTGCGACGACCGCGGCTGTGCCGATCGGCCGAAGGCGCAGGTGGCTTTTGACCAGGCGAATATCCCCGACGAAGATCCGCGCATCGTCGCCCTCAAGGACGTTGCCAAGCGAGAACCCAAGGCGGCGTATGACCTGGGTCTGCGCTACTTCCGCGGCGACGGCGTCCGTCAGGACAGCTACCAGGCACTGAACTGGATGCGCGAGGCGGCCGAGCACGGCAACCTGCAGGCGCAGAAGGCGCTCGGCGCGTTCTACCTGTTCGGGCTGGAAGAGATGGGCTCCGATCCGCGCGAAGCTGAGAAGTGGCTCTCTATTGCCGTGAGCCGTGGCGACAAGGAATCGAAGAAGCTGCTCGAGCAGGCCCGCGCCGCCAAGAAATCCGACGAAGACGACTACAAGTGGCGCGCGCAATGGCGCAGCACCTACTACGGCTATTGGTATTCGGGTTATCCATACCTTGGCGTCTGGCGCCAGACGGGCTGGTACTGGTACTGA
- a CDS encoding COG4648 family protein gives MHRLTSFARGAAGVGAIVAYQVGAHYAAATPGAHGVGLAMALLPPLAIALVAATRTTHRAWLLPLWLLVCSVLWRARAPLAAHFDWGLYLEHASFNLMMAYVFGRTLVAGREPLCTHFAHMVHGTLTPRIARYSRQVTLAWTLFFLVTAAVSTLLFATAPTVTWSTFANYLSLPLVGVMFVAEYLCRRIVLRGEPHSSLFDAVRAYRQSEQSRHATPIATERPR, from the coding sequence ATGCACCGACTGACCAGCTTTGCGCGAGGCGCGGCGGGCGTGGGTGCGATCGTGGCGTATCAGGTCGGTGCGCATTACGCAGCGGCCACGCCGGGCGCGCATGGCGTGGGCCTGGCAATGGCGCTGTTACCGCCGTTGGCAATCGCGCTGGTGGCGGCCACACGTACCACGCATCGTGCATGGCTGTTGCCGCTGTGGTTGCTCGTCTGCTCAGTGCTGTGGAGGGCGCGCGCGCCGCTGGCAGCGCATTTTGACTGGGGCCTGTACCTCGAGCATGCAAGCTTCAACCTGATGATGGCCTACGTGTTCGGCCGCACGCTGGTGGCGGGGCGCGAGCCGCTGTGCACGCACTTTGCTCACATGGTGCACGGCACGCTGACGCCGCGCATTGCGCGTTACTCGCGGCAAGTCACGCTGGCGTGGACGCTGTTTTTCCTGGTGACCGCCGCCGTATCCACGCTGCTGTTTGCCACGGCACCCACCGTCACGTGGTCGACGTTTGCGAACTACCTGTCGCTGCCGCTGGTGGGCGTGATGTTCGTGGCGGAATACCTATGCCGCCGCATCGTGCTGCGCGGCGAGCCACACTCCAGCCTGTTCGATGCGGTGCGCGCCTATCGACAATCGGAGCAATCCAGGCACGCAACGCCCATCGCCACAGAGCGCCCCCGCTGA
- a CDS encoding c-type cytochrome: MTLRKLCAAMALAIGTSAFAQTAPATLPVPDEATIPAGPVGEAIKRGKLILTDTKRQLPHNVGNGLNCTSCHLNGGTTPYASPWVGLTAAFPEYRSRSGAVISLQQRVNDCFQRSMNGKPIAFDGEDMNAILAYMKWLSSGVPVGTNVTGRGFEKIDTALAPNRDNGKAVYAQRCAACHGAEGQGLPNPQGGYLMPPLWGKDSFNVGAGMARMYTAAAFVKHNMPLGQGGTLTAQEAVDVAAFFTQQPRPDYAARANDWPKGDKPKDAR, encoded by the coding sequence ATGACGCTGCGCAAGCTCTGCGCCGCAATGGCGCTGGCCATCGGCACATCCGCATTCGCACAAACCGCACCGGCCACGCTGCCGGTGCCGGACGAAGCCACGATCCCGGCGGGGCCCGTGGGCGAGGCCATCAAGCGCGGCAAGCTGATCCTCACCGACACCAAGCGCCAGTTGCCGCATAACGTGGGCAACGGCCTGAACTGCACGAGCTGCCACCTGAATGGCGGCACGACGCCCTACGCATCGCCATGGGTCGGGCTGACTGCCGCGTTTCCGGAGTACCGCTCGCGCAGCGGCGCCGTCATCTCGCTGCAGCAGCGCGTGAATGATTGCTTCCAGCGCTCGATGAACGGCAAGCCCATCGCCTTCGACGGCGAAGACATGAATGCCATTCTCGCCTACATGAAATGGCTCTCCAGCGGCGTGCCTGTGGGCACCAACGTGACGGGGCGCGGCTTTGAAAAGATCGACACCGCGCTCGCCCCGAACCGCGACAACGGCAAGGCCGTCTACGCCCAGCGCTGCGCAGCCTGCCATGGCGCCGAAGGCCAGGGGCTGCCCAACCCGCAAGGCGGTTACTTGATGCCGCCGCTATGGGGCAAGGATTCGTTCAACGTTGGTGCGGGCATGGCGCGCATGTACACCGCGGCTGCCTTCGTGAAGCACAACATGCCACTGGGCCAGGGCGGCACGCTCACCGCACAGGAGGCAGTCGATGTGGCAGCCTTCTTTACCCAGCAGCCGCGCCCGGACTATGCCGCGCGCGCCAACGACTGGCCCAAGGGCGACAAGCCGAAAGATGCCCGCTGA
- a CDS encoding TetR/AcrR family transcriptional regulator — translation MRESKRQQVVDKAGELFSRHGFHPEGVDWIIDESDVARMTLYRHFAGKEDLIKEVLEQR, via the coding sequence ATGCGCGAAAGCAAGCGCCAACAGGTGGTGGACAAGGCCGGCGAACTGTTTTCCAGGCACGGCTTTCACCCCGAGGGCGTCGATTGGATCATCGATGAGTCCGACGTCGCGCGTATGACGTTGTACCGGCACTTTGCCGGCAAGGAAGATCTGATCAAGGAAGTGCTGGAGCAACGCTAG
- a CDS encoding YeeE/YedE family protein yields the protein MSIDFTHFTPGAALVGGLIIGLAAAVLVLGTGRIAGISGIVGGLLLRPRGDMDWRIAFLIGLMGAPVVAALLGHPVVPEIAAGWGEVLAAGFLVGIGTRYAGGCTSGHGVCGLSRGSVRSLVATLSFMTAGIVTVFVVRHVFGG from the coding sequence ATGTCGATCGACTTCACACATTTCACTCCAGGCGCGGCGCTCGTCGGCGGCCTGATCATCGGGCTGGCGGCGGCCGTGCTGGTGCTGGGCACCGGCCGCATTGCCGGCATCAGCGGCATCGTCGGCGGGCTGCTGCTGCGCCCGCGCGGCGATATGGACTGGCGCATCGCGTTCCTGATCGGCCTGATGGGGGCGCCAGTGGTTGCCGCACTGCTTGGCCACCCCGTGGTTCCGGAGATCGCCGCCGGTTGGGGTGAGGTGCTGGCGGCTGGGTTCCTGGTCGGCATCGGAACACGCTACGCAGGCGGCTGCACAAGCGGCCACGGCGTGTGCGGGTTGTCGCGCGGCTCGGTGCGCTCGCTGGTGGCCACCCTCTCCTTCATGACTGCCGGCATCGTCACCGTGTTCGTGGTGCGGCACGTGTTCGGAGGCTGA
- a CDS encoding AMP-binding protein produces MPTYPLVSHSTLDHTLAWRDGTPVSARAFLADVMALAPMLPPGAHVFNACADRYRFAVGLCATLVAGKISLLPPMQTPQMVRQLSAFAPDVFCLHDAAACPVDLPGFCYPDALDADTAPIDVPQIDASQIMAVLFTSGSTGTPVPHRKTWGALVRCMRTAVDHLGLGDGRAFTLVGTVPAQHMYGFEVTVLLALQGGLAFSSRQPFYPADIREALEAVPQPRVLVTSPVHLRALLASEAALPSASLVLSATAPLSEALAREAETRLSAPLLEIYGSTETGQVATRRTAQETAWHLYPDVRMESRAGTPADEGPTVWVYGEHVETPVPMGDAIELIDDTHFLLHGRKADLINIAGKRSSLAYLNHQLNAIAGVVDGVFYMPNDAPAAPHKHGSAAVTRLVALVVAPGLSAADVLRALHDRIDAAFMPRPLLLVDALPRNETGKLARDVLAALIAQHSHRNAHKHGMRFTIPADHPALPGHFPGHPIVPGVVLLDHALHTIGAAQGRSLDACKINSAKFLSPAAPGEVLDLAFETTASNAVRFTIRAGEREVASGVLSAPAPEGVAA; encoded by the coding sequence ATGCCGACTTACCCGCTGGTCTCCCATTCAACGCTCGACCACACGCTTGCCTGGCGTGACGGTACGCCCGTCTCCGCACGCGCGTTCCTGGCCGATGTGATGGCGCTGGCCCCGATGCTGCCGCCAGGCGCCCACGTATTCAATGCCTGCGCAGACCGTTACCGCTTTGCCGTCGGCCTGTGCGCGACGCTGGTGGCCGGCAAGATCAGCCTGCTGCCGCCCATGCAGACGCCGCAGATGGTGCGTCAGCTTTCGGCATTCGCGCCGGATGTGTTCTGCCTGCACGACGCGGCGGCCTGCCCCGTCGACCTGCCGGGCTTTTGTTATCCCGATGCGTTGGATGCCGACACCGCGCCCATCGACGTGCCGCAGATCGACGCCTCGCAAATCATGGCGGTGCTGTTTACGTCCGGATCGACGGGCACGCCGGTGCCGCACCGCAAGACGTGGGGCGCGCTGGTGCGCTGCATGCGCACGGCCGTCGACCATCTCGGCCTGGGCGACGGGCGCGCGTTCACGCTGGTCGGCACCGTGCCGGCGCAGCACATGTACGGCTTTGAGGTGACGGTGCTGCTGGCGCTGCAAGGTGGCCTGGCGTTCAGCAGCCGGCAGCCGTTCTATCCGGCGGACATTCGCGAGGCGCTGGAGGCGGTGCCGCAGCCGCGCGTGCTGGTGACCTCGCCGGTGCATCTGCGAGCGCTGCTGGCATCGGAGGCCGCCTTGCCGAGCGCATCGCTCGTGCTGTCGGCCACTGCGCCGCTCTCGGAGGCGCTGGCGCGCGAGGCCGAGACGCGCTTATCCGCGCCGCTCCTGGAGATTTACGGCAGCACCGAAACCGGCCAGGTGGCGACGCGCCGCACCGCGCAGGAAACGGCGTGGCACCTGTACCCCGATGTCCGCATGGAATCGCGCGCCGGCACGCCGGCAGACGAAGGCCCGACGGTGTGGGTCTATGGCGAACACGTCGAAACCCCGGTACCGATGGGTGACGCGATCGAACTGATCGACGACACGCACTTTCTCCTGCACGGGCGCAAGGCCGATCTGATCAACATTGCAGGCAAGCGGTCGTCGCTGGCGTATCTGAACCATCAACTCAACGCGATTGCCGGTGTGGTGGACGGCGTGTTCTACATGCCGAACGATGCGCCCGCCGCCCCGCACAAGCACGGCAGCGCGGCAGTCACGCGCCTGGTGGCGCTGGTTGTGGCGCCGGGCCTCAGCGCGGCGGATGTGCTGCGTGCCCTGCACGACCGCATCGACGCAGCGTTTATGCCGCGTCCGCTGCTGCTGGTGGACGCGCTGCCGCGCAACGAAACCGGCAAACTGGCGCGCGACGTGCTGGCCGCGCTGATCGCGCAGCATTCGCACCGCAACGCACACAAGCACGGCATGCGCTTCACGATTCCCGCTGATCACCCCGCGCTGCCGGGGCACTTTCCTGGCCATCCGATCGTGCCGGGCGTGGTGCTGCTCGACCATGCGCTTCACACGATCGGTGCGGCGCAGGGCCGCTCGCTTGATGCGTGCAAGATCAACTCGGCCAAGTTTCTCAGTCCTGCGGCACCCGGGGAAGTGCTCGATCTCGCGTTCGAGACGACGGCAAGCAACGCCGTGCGCTTCACAATCCGCGCGGGCGAACGTGAAGTGGCCAGCGGCGTGCTGTCTGCCCCGGCACCGGAGGGCGTTGCCGCATGA
- a CDS encoding DUF6691 family protein, whose protein sequence is MAIVIALVAGLLFGTGLIVSGMANPAKVLGFLDLFGQWDPSLAFVMAGAIAVGVIAFFVAGRRGRSWLGTPIQLPSATGVTARLVLGSAVFGIGWGLAGFCPGPALVALGAGVPKAVGFVAAMLAGMAVFSWLQRKR, encoded by the coding sequence ATGGCCATCGTGATCGCACTCGTCGCGGGCCTGCTGTTTGGGACGGGGCTCATCGTGTCGGGCATGGCCAATCCGGCCAAGGTGCTCGGCTTTCTCGATCTGTTCGGCCAATGGGATCCTTCATTGGCATTCGTGATGGCCGGAGCGATTGCCGTTGGCGTGATCGCCTTCTTTGTGGCGGGTCGGCGCGGCCGCTCGTGGCTTGGCACGCCGATCCAATTGCCTTCGGCAACAGGCGTGACCGCGCGGCTCGTGCTCGGCAGCGCCGTGTTCGGCATCGGTTGGGGGCTGGCAGGTTTCTGCCCGGGGCCGGCATTGGTGGCGCTGGGCGCGGGCGTGCCAAAGGCTGTCGGTTTTGTCGCCGCCATGCTGGCGGGCATGGCTGTCTTCAGTTGGCTGCAACGCAAGCGCTAG
- a CDS encoding alpha/beta hydrolase: MSWQNWVVSRMVRNQIKKPTEREPFDPIATRLHAEKRKMPSPVELPPDWRIVPASGANGDGLTGEWIEPADRDLHDDAPVVLYLHGGGYFFCSPRTHRPITIGLATHARARVCVPDYRLAPEHPFPAPVEDALLTYRTLLAQGVAPSRIVVAGDSAGGGLALALLVALRDAADPLPAGAVLYSPWTDLAATGQSLIENDESDVMFRGAWMAHGAALYLGDSGAPADHPLASPLYADFTGLPTLHCYVSTSEVLRDDTLRMAERARAAGVSVSVEMGRRLPHVWPIFYPFLPEARVALKRSGEQIRRLVAAQHKNREPVELTPA, from the coding sequence ATGAGCTGGCAGAACTGGGTCGTCTCTAGGATGGTGCGCAACCAGATCAAGAAGCCGACCGAGCGGGAGCCCTTCGACCCCATCGCCACGCGCCTGCATGCCGAGAAGCGCAAGATGCCTTCGCCGGTGGAATTGCCGCCGGATTGGCGTATCGTCCCGGCCTCTGGAGCCAACGGCGATGGCCTCACCGGCGAATGGATCGAACCCGCTGATCGAGACCTGCATGACGACGCGCCCGTCGTCCTGTATCTGCATGGCGGCGGCTATTTTTTCTGCAGCCCCCGCACACATCGCCCGATCACCATTGGGCTTGCCACACATGCGCGTGCCCGCGTGTGCGTCCCGGACTACCGGCTGGCACCCGAGCACCCGTTTCCCGCGCCGGTCGAAGATGCGCTGTTGACGTACCGCACGCTGCTGGCACAGGGCGTGGCGCCATCGCGCATCGTGGTGGCGGGCGATTCCGCGGGCGGCGGGCTGGCATTGGCGCTGCTGGTGGCCTTACGCGATGCGGCCGATCCGCTGCCGGCGGGCGCCGTGCTGTATTCGCCGTGGACGGATCTTGCCGCCACCGGCCAAAGCCTGATCGAAAACGATGAATCCGACGTGATGTTTCGCGGCGCGTGGATGGCGCATGGTGCGGCGTTGTACCTGGGCGATTCGGGCGCACCGGCCGACCATCCGCTCGCCTCGCCGCTGTATGCAGATTTCACGGGCCTGCCGACGCTGCACTGCTATGTCAGCACCAGCGAAGTGCTGCGCGACGACACCCTCCGAATGGCCGAGCGCGCGCGGGCGGCCGGGGTATCCGTTTCGGTAGAAATGGGGCGGCGGCTTCCGCACGTGTGGCCGATCTTCTATCCTTTCCTTCCAGAGGCGCGCGTAGCGCTCAAACGATCGGGCGAGCAGATCAGGCGACTGGTTGCCGCCCAGCACAAGAACCGAGAACCGGTGGAACTGACACCGGCCTGA
- a CDS encoding phosphopantetheine-binding protein, translating into MNDLEKELAALMIGELNLEDIQLDALTADTPLYGEGFGLDSIDILEVALLISKKYGFELRSGDPDNQKIFASLGSLAAYVAEHRTR; encoded by the coding sequence ATGAACGACCTGGAAAAAGAGCTCGCCGCGCTCATGATCGGCGAACTGAATCTCGAAGACATTCAACTCGATGCCCTGACCGCCGACACACCGCTGTATGGCGAAGGATTCGGACTCGATTCCATCGATATCCTCGAAGTTGCGTTGCTGATCTCCAAGAAATACGGCTTCGAGCTGCGCTCGGGCGATCCCGATAACCAGAAGATCTTCGCCTCGCTGGGCTCGCTCGCGGCCTACGTGGCAGAACACCGCACGCGATAG